Proteins co-encoded in one Columba livia isolate bColLiv1 breed racing homer chromosome 14, bColLiv1.pat.W.v2, whole genome shotgun sequence genomic window:
- the APBB3 gene encoding amyloid-beta A4 precursor protein-binding family B member 3, which yields MLGKDYMLAIVLVNCDDNLWSDQSLETDPDLPPGWRKIRDSLGTYYWHVPSGTTQWQHPACTTSPGGHPEADGEDTLQGMDSQPPMAKHSAKDRPIPSPMASLSRRTSLPWHRDDFQHRDDFQHSTEPGSKCFAVRSLGWVEIPEEDLAPGKSSIAVNNCIQQLSNSKGQGSAENRGEGQDLLMILKKDTMSLVDPLDRSLIHHQPILNIRVWGVGCNNGRDRDFAFVASDKDTCVLKCHVFHCNVPAKGIAKALHEMCSKIVAERAIVSSRLPCSATLEPISDTDLPLQVDILEAVRQSMQTYEALYIGSLPVPRAMGMDVLNEAIEKLIRGPRRECWTPSLIHVSDTAMRVHPAQEDEEAAHIWECQVRYVTFLGVGRDAHTFALIVDTGRRFQCAAFWCEPDAGTISEAVQAACMVQYQKCLVAAAPGARVKAGPAASGDAAGGAAKASGGSGGAAGPSARKRGFFSLLEAFRLRRALLHSP from the exons ATGCTGGGCAAGGACTACATGCTGGCCATCGTCCTCGTCAACTGCGACG ACAACCTCTGGAGTGACCAGAGCCTGGAGACGGACCCCGACCTCCCCCCAGGCTGGAGGAAAATCCGCGACTCTCTGGGCACCTACTACTGGCATGTGCCAAGCGGCACGACACAGTGGCAGCACCCTGCATGCACCACCAGCCCAGGAGGGCACCCGGAGGCAGATGGAGAGGACACGCTCCAGGGAATG GACAGCCAGCCCCCCATGGCAAAGCACTCAGCAAAGGACAGGCCCATTCCCAGCCCCATGGCTTCGCTGTCCCGGAG GACTTcgctgccctggcacagagACGACTTCCAGCACAGAGATGActtccagcacagcacagagccTGGCTCCAAG TGCTTTGCTGTGCGCTCGCTGGGCTGGGTGGAGATTCCTGAGGAGGACCTGGCACCTGGCAAGAGCAGCATAGCTGTCAACAACTGCATCCAGCAGCTCTCCAACAGCAAGGGCCAAGGCTCTGCGGAGAACCGAGGCGAG GGCCAGGACCTGCTGATGATCCTGAAGAAGGACACCATGAGCCTGGTGGACCCTCTGGACCGCAGCCTCATCCACCACCAGCCCATCCTCAACATCCGTGTCTGGGGTGTTGGCTGCAACAACGGCAG ggacag AGACTTTGCCTTTGTGGCCAGTGACAAGGACACCTGTGTCCTCAAGTGTCATGTCTTCCACTGCAATGTGCCTGCCAAGGGCATCGCTAAGGCCCTGCATGAGATGTGCTCCAAG ATCGTGGCTGAGCGAGCCATAGTGAGCAGCAGGCTGCCCTGCAGTGCCACACTGGAGCCCATCTCTGACACGGACCTGCCGCTGCAAG TGGATATCCTGGAAGCAGTGAGGCAGTCGATGCAGACCTATGAGGCGCTGTACATCGGCAGCCTGCCtgtgcccagggccatgg ggatggaTGTGCTGAACGAGGCCATTGAGAAGCTGATAAGGGGCCCCAGGCGGGAGTGCTGGACGCCCTCCCTCATCCATGTATCTGACACAGCCATGAGGGTGCACCCTGCGCAG GAGGACGAGGAGGCAGCGCACATCTGGGAGTGCCAGGTGCGGTACGTGACCTTCCTGGGGGTGGGCCGGGATGCCCACACCTTTGCGCTCATTGTGGACACGGGGCGACGCTTCCAGTGCGCGGCCTTCTGGTGTGAGCCCGACGCCGGCACCATCTCGGAGGCGGTGCAGGCAGCCTGCATG GTGCAGTACCAGAAGTGCCTGGTGGCCGCGGCACCGGGGGCTCGGGTGAAGGCCGGCCCGGCGGCCTCGGGGGACGCTGCGGGCGGGGCGGCCAAGGCGAGCGGGGGCAGCggaggggcggcggggcccAGTGCCCGCAAGCGGGGCTTCTTCTCCCTCCTGGAGGCGTTCCGCCTCCGCCGAGCCCTGCTCCACTCCCCGTag
- the SRA1 gene encoding steroid receptor RNA activator 1 — MAESYVKPGNQERGWNDPPQFSYGLQAQAGGPRRNLLTRRAPLPPEEAPPGARPDLTSAPAAPTAPPPRALGPPPLGPVSPALRADGGRPSPVSCPKESGPQESAVPATTVLAPLREALAACRPAVQKQVCDDIGRRLTVLEDAWAQGKLSAPVRKRMSLLVQELQQQHWDAADEIHRSLMVDHVNEVSQWLVGVKRLIAETRSLPAVVTDGSAEAGPGQEEPQGQERGCGL; from the exons ATGGCGGAGTCCtacgtgaagccgg GGAACCAGGAGCGTGGCTGGAACGACCCCCCCCAGTTCTCCTACGGGCTGCAGGCTCAGGCCGGGGGTCCCAGGCGAAACCTGCTCACCCGGCGGGCCCCTCTGCCACCCGAGGAGGCTCCCCCAG GTGCTCGTCCAGACCTGACCAGCGCCCCAGCTGCCCCCACCGCACCACCCCCCCGAGCACTGGGACCACCCCCCCTGGGGCCCGTCAGCCCAGCCCTGCGCGCAGATGGCGGGAGGCCGAGCCCTGTGTCGTGCCCGAAGGAGAGTGGCCCGCAGGAGAGTGCTGTGCCCGCCACCACCGTCCTCGCCCCGCTGAGGGAGGCCCTGGCCGCCTGCCGCCCTGCCGTGCAG AAGCAAGTGTGCGATGACATCGGGCGGCGGCTGACAGTGCTGGAGGATGCCTGGGCTCAGGGGAAGCTGTCAGCCCCGGTGAGAAAGAGGATGAGCCTCCTGGTGCAAG AGCTCCAGCAACAGCACTGGGACGCAGCTGATGAGATCCACCGGTCACTCATGGTGGACCATGTCAACGAAGTGAGCCAGTGGCTGGTGGGTGTCAAACGCCTGATCGCCGAGACGAGGAGCCTGCCGGCTGTGGTGACGGATGGCAGCGCCGAGGCTGGGCCTGGCCAGGAGGAGCCCCAAGGCCAGGAACGGGGCTGTGGACTGTGA